A region from the Aegilops tauschii subsp. strangulata cultivar AL8/78 chromosome 5, Aet v6.0, whole genome shotgun sequence genome encodes:
- the LOC109776227 gene encoding uncharacterized protein isoform X1, protein MEMIHKGSLDLVLVPCGLAIMLGYHLLLLYRILRHPHTTVIGYENHNKLAWCWFFWLIAAVHACPQTTAPEEAALALSVISDSISASTTLASLCIALGSLIGAWVSSNVSPSAPLTAGGDGGTSQPATTGMASAKFTSLLVCFLASFACFIQSAGHYVHASFLMSALGLDAPASHVQRAVIRGGNFWALGLRALYFATALLMWVFGPVAMLACSVLTVAVLHLLDTSSMPLHHHQFVDRTSVAGGARAASAPNPGLHSAVAVFSPAPYLR, encoded by the exons ATGGAGATGATTCACAAGGGATCCTTGGACTTGGTGCTGGTCCCTTGTGGGCTTGCGATCATGCTCGGctaccacctcctcctcctctaccGCATCCTTCGCCATCCGCACACCACGGTCATCGGCTACGAGAACCACAACAAGCTCGCCTGG TGCTGGTTCTTCTGGCTGATAGCCGCGGTTCATGCCTGCCCGCAGACGacggcgccggaggaggcggcCCTGGCGCTGAGCGTGATCTCCGACAGCATCTCAGCGTCCACCACGCTGGCGTCGCTCTGCATCGCGCTGGGCTCGCTGATCGGCGCGTGGGTGAGCAGCAACGTTTCGCCCTCGGCGCCGCTCacggccggcggcgacggcggcaccAGCCAgccggcgacgacggggatggcGTCGGCCAAGTTCACGTCGCTCCTCGTCTGCTTCCTGGCCTCCTTCGCCTGCTTCATCCAGTCCGCGGGGCACTACGTGCACGCCAGCTTCCTCATGTCCGCGCTGGGGTTGGACGCGCCGGCGAGCCACGTGCAGCGCGCGGTGATCCGGGGCGGCAACTTCTGGGCGCTGGGGCTCCGGGCGCTCTACTTCGCCACGGCGCTGCTCATGTGGGTGTTCGGCCCGGTGGCCATGCTCGCCTGCTCCGTGCTCACGGTGGCCGTGCTGCACCTGCTCGACACCAGCTCCATGccgctccaccaccaccagttcGTGGACAGAACGAGCGTCGCCGGGGGAGCCAGAGCGGCCAGCGCTCCGAACCCGGGGCTCCATAGCGCGGTCGCGGTGTTCTCGCCGGCACCGTATCTCAGGTGA
- the LOC109776227 gene encoding uncharacterized protein isoform X2, translating into MEMIHKGSLDLVLVPCGLAIMLGYHLLLLYRILRHPHTTVIGYENHNKLAWVQRMVQTTAPEEAALALSVISDSISASTTLASLCIALGSLIGAWVSSNVSPSAPLTAGGDGGTSQPATTGMASAKFTSLLVCFLASFACFIQSAGHYVHASFLMSALGLDAPASHVQRAVIRGGNFWALGLRALYFATALLMWVFGPVAMLACSVLTVAVLHLLDTSSMPLHHHQFVDRTSVAGGARAASAPNPGLHSAVAVFSPAPYLR; encoded by the exons ATGGAGATGATTCACAAGGGATCCTTGGACTTGGTGCTGGTCCCTTGTGGGCTTGCGATCATGCTCGGctaccacctcctcctcctctaccGCATCCTTCGCCATCCGCACACCACGGTCATCGGCTACGAGAACCACAACAAGCTCGCCTGGGTACAACGCATGGTGCAG ACGacggcgccggaggaggcggcCCTGGCGCTGAGCGTGATCTCCGACAGCATCTCAGCGTCCACCACGCTGGCGTCGCTCTGCATCGCGCTGGGCTCGCTGATCGGCGCGTGGGTGAGCAGCAACGTTTCGCCCTCGGCGCCGCTCacggccggcggcgacggcggcaccAGCCAgccggcgacgacggggatggcGTCGGCCAAGTTCACGTCGCTCCTCGTCTGCTTCCTGGCCTCCTTCGCCTGCTTCATCCAGTCCGCGGGGCACTACGTGCACGCCAGCTTCCTCATGTCCGCGCTGGGGTTGGACGCGCCGGCGAGCCACGTGCAGCGCGCGGTGATCCGGGGCGGCAACTTCTGGGCGCTGGGGCTCCGGGCGCTCTACTTCGCCACGGCGCTGCTCATGTGGGTGTTCGGCCCGGTGGCCATGCTCGCCTGCTCCGTGCTCACGGTGGCCGTGCTGCACCTGCTCGACACCAGCTCCATGccgctccaccaccaccagttcGTGGACAGAACGAGCGTCGCCGGGGGAGCCAGAGCGGCCAGCGCTCCGAACCCGGGGCTCCATAGCGCGGTCGCGGTGTTCTCGCCGGCACCGTATCTCAGGTGA
- the LOC109776228 gene encoding ras-related protein RABA1f: MAYRAEDDYDYLFKVVLIGDSGVGKSNLLSRFTRNEFSLESKSTIGVEFATRSIRVDDKVVKAQIWDTAGQERYRAITSAYYRGAVGALVVYDVTRHVTFENVERWLKELRDHTDANIVIMLVGNKADLRHLRAVSVDDAKAFAERESTFFMETSALEAMNVETAFTEVLTQIYRVVSKKALDIGDDPAAPPRGQTINVGGKDDVSAVKKAGCCSS, from the exons ATGGCCTACAGGGCGGAGGACGACTACGACTACCTCTTCAAGGTCGTGCTCATCGGCGACTCCGGGGTCGGCAAGTCCAACCTCCTCTCCCGCTTCACCCGCAACGAGTTCAGCCTCGAGTCCAAGTCCACCATCGGCGTCGAGTTCGCCACCAGGAGCATCCGGGTCGACGACAAGGTCGTCAAGGCCCAGATCTGGGACACGGCAGGGCAGGAGAG GTATCGGGCAATTACAAGTGCATACTATCGAGGGGCTGTTGGTGCGCTTGTCGTGTACGATGTGACACGCCATGTGACCTTTGAGAATGTGGAGAGGTGGTTGAAGGAGCTCCGGGATCACACAGATGCAAACATCGTCATCATGCTTGTCGGCAACAAAGCTGATCTACGCCACCTTAGGGCTGTATCAGTGGACGATGCCAAGGCCTTCGCTGAGAGGGAAAGCACCTTCTTTATGGAAACATCTGCACTGGAGGCCATGAACGTTGAGACCGCCTTCACTGAGGTTCTGACTCAGATCTATCGTGTAGTCAGCAAGAAGGCCCTCGACATAGGCGATGACCCTGCTGCTCCACCGAGAGGACAAACCATCAACGTTGGTGGCAAGGATGATGTCTCTGCTGTGAAAAAGGCAGGGTGCTGTTCATCCTAA
- the LOC109776226 gene encoding pentatricopeptide repeat-containing protein At4g02750, producing the protein MLPSRHLRAAVRQRSHRPPAAGEACSGKLDADVIRRNKAITVHMRAGRVGEAERLFDAMPSRSTSTYNAMLAGYASNGRLPVALSLFRSIPRPDTFSYNTLLHALAVSSSLTDARSLFDEMPVKDSVTYNVMISSHANHGLVSLARKYFDLAPEKDAVSWNGMLAAYVRNGRVQEARELFNSRTEWDAISWNALMAGYAQLGRMAEAQELFDRMPQRDVVSWNTMVSGYARGGDMVEARRMFDMAPVRDVFTWTAVVSGYAQNGMLEDARMVFDAMPERNPVSWNAMVAAYVQRRMMEKAKELFDIMPCRNVASWNTMLTGYAQAGMLDEARAVFDMMPQKDAVSWAAMLAAYAQGGFSEETLQLFIKMGQCGEWVNRSAFACLLSTCADIAALECGMQLHGRLIKAGYGLGRFVGNALLAMYFKCGNMEDARNAFEQMEDRDAVSWNTVIAGYARHGFGKEALEVFDMMRATSTKPDDITLVGVLAACSHSGLVEKGISYFYSMHHDFGVTAKPEHYTCMIDLLGRAGRLDEAQGLMKDMPFEPDATMWGALLGASRIHRNSKLGKSAAEKIFELEPENAGMYVLLSNIYASSGKWRDVGKMRVMMEDRGVKKVPGFSWMEVQNKVHTFSVGDCVHPEKEKIYAFLEDLDMRIKKAGYVSATEMVLHDVEDEEKEHMLKYHSEKLAVAYGILNIPVGRPIRVIKNLRVCGDCHNAFKYISAIEGRLIILRDSNRFHHFRDGSCSCGDYW; encoded by the exons ATGCTCCCTTCGCGCCATCTTCGCGCCGCCGTGCGGCAGAGAAGCCACCGCCCCCCAGCCGCCGGAGAAGCCTGCTCCGGAAAGCTCGACGCGGATGTGATCCGGCGCAACAAGGCCATCACGGTCCACATGCGCGCCGGCCGCGTCGGCGAGGCCGAGCGCCTATTTGACGCCATGCCCAGCCGCTCCACCTCCACCTACAACGCCATGCTCGCCGGGTATGCCTCCAATGGACGCCTCCCTGTCGCGCTCTCTCTCTTCCGCTCCATCCCACGCCCGGACACATTCTCCTACAACACTCTCCTCCATGCGCTGGCAGTCTCATCGTCCCTCACTGACGCCCGTAgcctgttcgacgaaatgccgGTGAAGGACTCTGTGACATACAACGTCATGATCTCGTCTCATGCCAACCATGGACTTGTCTCTCTTGCGCGGAAGTACTTCGATCTTGCTCCGGAGAAGGATGCTGTCTCATGGAACGGCATGCTTGCAGCTTATGTCCGGAATGGACGGGTCCAAGAAGCAAGGGAGTTGTTTAATTCAAGGACAGAGTGGGATGCCATTTCTTGGAACGCCTTGATGGCTGGGTATGCGCAGTTGGGTCGGATGGCAGAAGCACAGGAGCTTTTCGATAGGATGCCACAAAGAGATGTTGTTTCCTGGAACACCATGGTCTCAGGTTATGCCAGGGGAGGGGATATGGTGGAGGCAAGAAGGATGTTCGACATGGCACCTGTGCGTGATGTGTTCACATGGACAGCAGTAGTTTCTGGGTATGCGCAAAATGGAATGCTGGAGGATGCCCGGATGGTGTTTGATGCCATGCCTGAGAGGAACCCAGTGTCATGGAATGCAATGGTGGCAGCTTATGTCCAGCGGAGGATGATGGAGAAAGCAAAGGAGCTGTTTGACATCATGCCTTGCAGGAATGTGGCGTCATGGAACACAATGTTGACAGGGTATGCTCAGGCAGGGATGTTGGATGAGGCAAGGGCAGTTTTTGACATGATGCCACAGAAAGATGCAGTCTCTTGGGCTGCAATGTTGGCTGCATACGCACAAGGTGGTTTCAGTGAGGAAACCCTACAGCTGTTCATCAAAATGGGGCAGTGCGGTGAGTGGGTGAATAGGTCAGCATTCGCTTGTTTGTTGAGCACATGTGCTGACATTGCTGCACTCGAGTGTGGAATGCAGCTGCATGGGAGGTTGATTAAAGCTGGATACGGGTTGGGTAGGTTTGTTGGGAATGCGCTCTTAGCTATGTACTTCAAATGTGGAAACATGGAGGATGCTCGAAATGCATTTGAGCAGATGGAGGACAGGGATGCAGTTTCTTGGAATACTGTGATCGCCGGTTATGCACGTCACGGTTTTGGCAAGGAAGCACTTGAGGTGTTCGATATGATGAGAGCGACATCAACCAAGCCAGATGATATTACTCTA GTTGGAGTACTTGCAGCTTGTAGTCATTCTGGCTTGGTCGAGAAAGGCATTTCATACTTTTATTCGATGCACCATGATTTCGGTGTGACAGCGAAGCCTGAACATTATACTTGTATGATAGACTTGCTTGGACGAGCTGGTCGATTAGATGAAGCACAGGGCCTTATGAAGGACATGCCATTTGAGCCAGACGCTACCATGTGGGGTGCATTGCTTGGTGCGAGTAGGATCCACCGCAATTCCAAACTAGGCAAGAGTGCAGCTGAGAAAATATTTGAGTTGGAGCCTGAAAATGCTGGCATGTATGTCTTGCTTTCAAATATATATGCATCTTCTGGCAAATGGCGTGATGTGGGGAAGATGAGAGTTATGATGGAGGATCGCGGTGTGAAAAAAGTGCCTGGATTCAGTTGGATGGAAGTACAAAACAAAGTACACACTTTCTCGGTTGGTGACTGTGTGCACCCCGAAAAGGAAAAGATATATGCTTTCCTGGAAGACCTTGACATGAGGATTAAGAAAGCTGGCTATGTGTCAGCTACAGAAATGGTTTTGCATGATGTGGAGGACGAAGAGAAGGAACACATGCTAAAGTATCATAGCGAGAAGCTTGCTGTTGCTTATGGTATTCTAAATATTCCTGTTGGGAGGCCTATCCGAGTGATCAAAAACCTCAGAGTATGCGGAGATTGTCACAATGCTTTCAAGTATATCTCTGCAATTGAGGGCAGGCTGATCATCCTGCGGGATTCTAACCGCTTTCACCACTTCAGAGATGGTTCTTGTTCTTGTGGTGATTACTGGTGA